From one Pontibacillus sp. HMF3514 genomic stretch:
- the atpG gene encoding ATP synthase F1 subunit gamma, producing MASLRDIKSRITSTKKTMQITKAMEMVSASKMNKAEQNAKNFVPYMKKIQEVVASIANGTDASHPMLEEREVKKTAYLVITSDRGLAGAYNSNILRNVYQTIQERHNSKDEYTTIPVGRIGRDFFKKRDMPVEHEITGVADQPNFADIADIAKQTVQLYTDEKIDELHIYYNHYVSAITQEVTATQLLPLTNISSEGQSMTSYEYEPNEEEILEVLLPQYAESLIYGALLDGKASEHAARMTAMKAATDNADELVGDLTLKYNRARQASITQEITEIVSGAAALE from the coding sequence GTGGCATCCCTTAGAGATATTAAGTCTCGTATTACTTCAACGAAGAAGACCATGCAGATTACAAAAGCAATGGAAATGGTATCAGCTTCTAAGATGAACAAAGCGGAACAAAATGCGAAGAATTTCGTTCCGTACATGAAAAAAATCCAAGAAGTTGTAGCCAGCATTGCAAATGGTACTGATGCAAGTCACCCAATGCTTGAAGAGCGTGAGGTGAAGAAAACAGCTTACCTTGTTATCACATCAGACCGTGGTCTTGCAGGAGCTTATAACAGTAATATTTTGAGAAACGTTTATCAAACGATTCAAGAGCGTCACAATTCCAAGGATGAGTACACCACCATTCCTGTTGGACGTATCGGTCGTGACTTTTTCAAAAAACGTGACATGCCAGTAGAGCACGAAATCACTGGAGTGGCTGACCAGCCAAACTTTGCTGATATTGCAGATATCGCGAAGCAAACTGTTCAGCTATACACGGATGAGAAAATTGATGAACTTCACATTTACTACAATCATTACGTAAGTGCAATCACACAAGAGGTTACGGCTACGCAACTATTACCGTTAACCAACATTTCATCTGAAGGACAATCAATGACTTCTTATGAATATGAGCCAAATGAGGAAGAGATTCTTGAAGTTCTTTTACCTCAATACGCTGAAAGCTTAATTTATGGCGCATTGTTAGACGGTAAAGCAAGTGAGCACGCTGCCCGTATGACAGCCATGAAAGCTGCAACTGATAATGCTGACGAGTTAGTTGGCGACTTAACGCTTAAATATAACCGTGCACGTCAGGCATCCATTACCCAAGAGATTACCGAGATTGTCAGCGGAGCCGCTGCCCTCGAGTAA
- the atpA gene encoding F0F1 ATP synthase subunit alpha has product MSINAEEISALIKQQIENYDSEIEVNDVGTVIQVGDGIARAHGLDNVMSGELVEFSNGVMGMAQNLEENNVGIVILGEFTDIREGDEVRRTGRIMQVPVGDELLGRVVNPLGQPVDGKGPVETSKTRPIESPAPGVMDRKSVDEPLQTGIKAIDALVPIGRGQRELIIGDRQTGKTTVAVDTIINQKDQDMICIYVAIGQKESTVRGTVETLRQHGALENTIVVTAGASQPAPLLYLAPYTGVSMGEEFMYNGKHVLVVYDDLTKQASAYRELSLLLRRPPGREAYPGDVFYLHSRLLERAAKLSDDKGGGSLTALPFIETQAGDISAYIPTNVISITDGQIFLQSDLFFSGVRPAINAGQSVSRVGGSAQIKAMKKVAGTLRLDLASFRELEAFAQFGSDLDAATQAKLNRGERTVEILKQGLHEPLPVEQQVAIIYSLVNGYLDDIPTSDITRFESELQSWIGKNKPELYEHIRNTGKLPEKDDFNAAIEEFKKTFVVS; this is encoded by the coding sequence ATGAGCATCAATGCTGAAGAAATTAGTGCGCTGATTAAACAGCAAATCGAAAACTATGATTCTGAAATTGAAGTCAACGATGTTGGTACTGTTATCCAGGTTGGTGACGGTATTGCTCGTGCGCATGGCCTTGACAACGTAATGTCAGGTGAGCTTGTTGAATTTTCAAACGGTGTCATGGGAATGGCGCAAAACCTTGAGGAAAACAACGTAGGTATTGTAATCCTAGGTGAATTTACAGATATCCGTGAAGGTGACGAAGTTCGTCGTACTGGTCGTATCATGCAGGTTCCAGTAGGAGATGAGCTTTTAGGCCGCGTAGTAAACCCACTTGGACAGCCTGTTGATGGTAAAGGGCCAGTTGAAACGAGCAAAACTCGTCCAATTGAATCTCCTGCACCAGGCGTTATGGATCGTAAATCCGTAGATGAGCCACTTCAAACAGGTATCAAAGCGATTGACGCTCTTGTTCCAATCGGCCGTGGTCAGCGTGAGTTAATCATCGGTGACCGTCAGACAGGTAAAACAACAGTAGCAGTCGATACAATCATTAACCAAAAAGACCAAGACATGATCTGTATTTACGTAGCGATTGGTCAGAAAGAATCTACAGTTCGTGGAACAGTAGAAACGCTACGTCAACACGGTGCTCTTGAAAATACAATCGTCGTAACAGCAGGTGCATCTCAACCAGCACCACTTCTTTACCTAGCTCCTTACACAGGCGTATCCATGGGTGAAGAGTTCATGTACAACGGTAAACATGTACTAGTTGTCTACGATGACCTTACGAAGCAGGCGTCAGCATACCGTGAGCTTTCCCTATTGCTACGTCGTCCTCCAGGTCGTGAAGCTTACCCTGGTGACGTATTCTACCTTCACTCCCGCTTACTAGAGCGTGCAGCGAAGTTAAGTGACGATAAAGGCGGAGGTTCTTTAACAGCACTTCCATTTATCGAAACACAAGCAGGGGACATCTCAGCTTATATCCCAACAAACGTAATTTCCATCACAGACGGACAGATTTTCTTACAATCTGACTTGTTCTTCTCAGGTGTACGTCCGGCGATCAACGCTGGTCAGTCCGTATCCCGTGTTGGTGGTTCCGCACAAATTAAAGCCATGAAGAAAGTAGCCGGTACACTTCGTCTGGACCTGGCATCCTTCCGTGAGCTAGAAGCATTCGCACAGTTCGGATCAGACCTAGATGCAGCAACTCAAGCGAAACTGAACCGTGGTGAGCGTACAGTAGAAATCTTGAAGCAGGGCTTACATGAGCCACTTCCAGTAGAACAACAGGTAGCAATCATTTACTCTCTAGTTAATGGTTACCTTGATGATATCCCAACTTCAGACATCACACGCTTTGAGTCTGAGCTACAGAGCTGGATTGGTAAAAACAAACCTGAACTTTACGAACACATTCGAAACACTGGTAAGCTACCAGAAAAAGATGATTTCAACGCTGCAATCGAAGAGTTCAAGAAAACATTCGTTGTATCGTAA
- a CDS encoding F0F1 ATP synthase subunit delta yields MSNEVVAKRYATALFQIGQEQSKLEQFEDELTTIREVFRSNEKLHTFLQHPAIELNQKKNMIHEAFKGVSKEVMHTLDILLDRHREGVIPTMVNEFVKRTNEARGIADADVYSVRELSEEEQKSIQSVFTEKLNKKAIRIHNIVDPSILGGLKLKIGNRIYDGSVSSKLQRIERKLTSGNK; encoded by the coding sequence ATGAGTAATGAAGTAGTAGCAAAGCGCTATGCAACGGCTCTTTTTCAAATCGGACAAGAACAGTCTAAGCTTGAACAATTCGAAGATGAACTAACAACAATCCGCGAAGTATTTCGCTCAAATGAAAAACTTCACACGTTCTTACAACATCCTGCCATTGAATTGAATCAAAAGAAAAACATGATTCATGAAGCTTTCAAAGGTGTTTCCAAAGAGGTTATGCACACGCTGGATATCCTTTTAGATCGTCACCGTGAAGGCGTTATCCCGACAATGGTTAACGAATTTGTAAAAAGAACGAATGAAGCACGTGGAATTGCAGACGCAGATGTTTATTCCGTTCGTGAGCTTAGTGAAGAGGAGCAGAAGTCGATTCAATCCGTATTCACTGAAAAGCTTAACAAGAAAGCAATCCGCATTCACAATATCGTAGATCCTTCTATTTTAGGTGGTCTAAAACTTAAAATCGGAAACCGTATTTATGATGGCAGTGTTAGCAGTAAGCTTCAACGTATCGAACGTAAATTGACATCTGGAAACAAATGA
- the atpF gene encoding F0F1 ATP synthase subunit B: MHLFTTNLALNAGAGFLVGDMIFSLVMFIILLALLRKFAWGPLMNMMKEREDHIANEIDTAEKNRQDAERMTKEAQEELKNARQDAQTIIEDAKKAGKEQQQEIVEQARAESERIKESARQDIENEKEKAIQALQDKVASLSVQIASKVIEKELSEQDQEKLINEYIQELGEER; the protein is encoded by the coding sequence GTGCATTTATTTACAACAAACCTGGCCCTAAACGCTGGTGCCGGTTTTCTAGTTGGAGATATGATATTTTCTTTGGTTATGTTCATTATCCTTTTAGCATTACTTCGTAAGTTTGCATGGGGACCTCTAATGAACATGATGAAAGAACGTGAAGATCACATTGCAAATGAGATCGATACAGCAGAAAAGAATCGTCAAGATGCAGAGCGCATGACGAAAGAAGCACAAGAAGAGCTGAAAAATGCTCGTCAAGATGCTCAAACGATTATCGAAGATGCGAAAAAGGCAGGTAAAGAGCAACAACAAGAAATTGTTGAACAAGCTCGTGCTGAATCTGAGCGCATCAAAGAGTCCGCTCGACAAGATATCGAGAATGAGAAAGAAAAAGCTATCCAAGCCCTTCAAGACAAAGTGGCTTCCTTGTCCGTACAAATTGCAAGCAAGGTGATTGAGAAAGAACTTTCTGAGCAAGACCAAGAAAAACTAATCAACGAATACATTCAAGAGTTAGGAGAAGAGCGATGA
- the atpE gene encoding F0F1 ATP synthase subunit C produces the protein MTGAVAAAIAVGLAALGAGIGNGLIVSRTVEGIARQPELRSALQTTMFIGVALVEAIPIIAVVIAFIVMGQ, from the coding sequence ATGACTGGAGCAGTAGCAGCAGCTATCGCAGTAGGTTTAGCAGCACTTGGTGCAGGTATTGGTAACGGATTAATCGTAAGTCGTACAGTAGAGGGGATCGCTCGTCAACCAGAACTACGTAGTGCCCTTCAAACAACAATGTTCATTGGTGTTGCACTAGTAGAGGCGATTCCAATCATCGCAGTTGTAATCGCATTTATCGTAATGGGTCAATAA
- the atpD gene encoding F0F1 ATP synthase subunit beta has protein sequence MSKGRVTQVMGPVVDVQFESGHLPEINNALTVRYEAKNESEVSMDVTLEVALHLGDDAVRTVAMSSTEGLVRGLDVVDSGAPISVPVGEATLGRVFNVLGENIDLDEPLSSDQRRDPIHRQAPVFENLSTETEILETGIKVVDLLAPYIKGGKIGLFGGAGVGKTVLIQELINNIAQEHGGISVFAGVGERTREGNDLYYEMTDSGVIKKTAMVFGQMNEPPGARMRVALSGLTMAEYFRDEEGQDVLLFIDNIFRFTQGGLEVSALLGRMPSAVGYQPTLATEMGQLQERITSTDKGSITSIQAIYVPADDYTDPAPATTFAHLDATTNLERKLSEQGIYPAVDPLASTSRALDPAVVGEEHYEVARNVQSTLQRYKELQDIIAILGMDELSDEDKLTVSRARRIQFFLSQNFHVAEQFTGQKGSYVPVAETVKGFKEILDGKYDDLPEDAFRLVGRIEEVVEKSKSM, from the coding sequence ATGAGCAAAGGACGCGTTACACAAGTAATGGGACCCGTTGTTGACGTTCAGTTTGAGAGCGGTCATCTCCCAGAAATCAATAACGCATTAACTGTCCGTTATGAAGCGAAGAACGAATCCGAAGTAAGCATGGATGTTACTTTGGAAGTAGCGCTACACTTAGGTGACGACGCCGTACGTACTGTAGCCATGTCTTCAACAGAAGGACTTGTTCGCGGACTAGATGTAGTTGACTCTGGTGCACCAATTTCCGTACCAGTAGGTGAAGCTACACTAGGCCGAGTATTTAACGTACTAGGTGAAAACATTGATCTTGACGAACCACTTTCAAGTGACCAGCGTCGTGATCCAATTCACCGTCAAGCACCAGTATTCGAAAACCTTTCAACAGAAACTGAGATTCTTGAAACAGGAATCAAAGTTGTTGACTTGCTTGCTCCATACATCAAAGGTGGTAAGATCGGTCTATTTGGTGGTGCCGGAGTAGGTAAAACCGTACTAATTCAGGAATTAATCAACAACATCGCACAAGAGCACGGTGGTATTTCCGTATTCGCAGGTGTTGGTGAGCGTACACGTGAAGGTAACGACCTGTACTATGAAATGACAGATTCAGGCGTTATCAAGAAAACAGCGATGGTGTTCGGTCAGATGAACGAGCCACCAGGAGCTCGTATGCGTGTAGCACTTTCTGGTCTTACAATGGCTGAATACTTCCGTGATGAAGAAGGACAAGACGTACTTCTATTCATCGACAACATCTTCCGCTTTACGCAAGGTGGTCTAGAGGTTTCCGCCCTACTAGGTCGTATGCCTTCTGCCGTTGGTTACCAACCAACACTTGCAACGGAGATGGGACAATTACAGGAACGTATCACATCTACTGACAAAGGTTCCATCACATCTATCCAGGCGATTTACGTACCTGCCGATGACTACACAGACCCGGCACCGGCTACAACATTCGCTCACTTAGATGCGACGACAAACCTTGAACGTAAACTATCTGAGCAAGGTATCTACCCAGCCGTGGATCCACTTGCATCAACATCTCGTGCGCTTGACCCAGCAGTCGTTGGTGAAGAGCACTACGAAGTAGCACGTAACGTACAAAGTACACTACAGCGCTACAAAGAACTTCAGGATATCATTGCGATCCTAGGTATGGACGAGCTTTCTGATGAGGACAAACTTACAGTATCTCGTGCACGCCGTATTCAGTTCTTCCTATCTCAGAACTTCCACGTTGCTGAACAGTTCACTGGACAAAAAGGTTCTTACGTTCCAGTAGCTGAAACAGTAAAAGGATTCAAAGAGATCTTAGATGGTAAATATGACGACCTTCCAGAGGACGCATTCCGTCTAGTAGGACGTATTGAAGAAGTAGTAGAAAAATCAAAATCCATGTAG
- the wecB gene encoding non-hydrolyzing UDP-N-acetylglucosamine 2-epimerase has translation MSQPIKVMTIFGTRPEAIKMAPLVLELKKRNTQFEPIVTVTAQHREMLDQVLDIFGIEPDFDLNIMKSRQTLAEITTRALEGLDGVMKETKPDVVLVHGDTTTTFAGSLAAMYNQIPVGHVEAGLRTWNKLSPFPEEMNRQLTGVMADLHFTPTNKSQQNLLDENKPEDSIYVTGNTAIDALKTTVKDDYTHSILKKAEDKRMVLVTAHRRENLGDKMQQMFRAIKRLVDTHDDVEVVYPVHLNPVVQDTAKEILGDDDRIHLIEPLDVIDFHNFASRAHLILTDSGGVQEEAPSLGVPVLVLRDTTERPEGIDAGTLKLAGTDEENIFNMANELLSDPEVHKSMSRASNPYGDGQASARIAEAIRYFFNHTEERPKAFTTED, from the coding sequence ATGAGTCAGCCCATAAAAGTTATGACCATATTCGGAACAAGACCAGAAGCGATCAAGATGGCGCCCCTCGTTCTTGAACTGAAAAAGCGTAACACCCAATTTGAACCGATCGTAACGGTTACTGCACAACACCGTGAGATGCTTGATCAAGTGTTAGATATTTTCGGTATTGAGCCCGATTTTGATTTAAATATTATGAAATCCAGACAGACCCTTGCTGAAATTACAACACGAGCACTTGAAGGGCTAGACGGTGTGATGAAAGAAACGAAGCCTGACGTTGTTTTGGTTCACGGCGACACCACGACAACATTTGCGGGAAGTCTAGCTGCAATGTATAACCAAATTCCAGTTGGTCACGTAGAAGCAGGTCTTCGTACATGGAACAAGCTGTCACCGTTTCCTGAAGAGATGAATCGTCAGCTGACAGGTGTGATGGCGGATTTACATTTCACACCAACCAATAAATCCCAGCAAAACCTCTTGGATGAAAACAAACCTGAAGATTCGATCTATGTAACAGGGAATACAGCGATCGATGCATTAAAAACAACCGTGAAAGATGACTACACACACAGCATTTTAAAGAAAGCTGAGGATAAGCGTATGGTGCTTGTTACAGCACACCGTCGTGAAAACCTTGGTGACAAAATGCAGCAAATGTTCCGTGCAATTAAACGCTTAGTGGATACACATGATGATGTAGAAGTTGTTTATCCGGTTCACCTAAATCCAGTTGTACAAGATACAGCAAAAGAAATTCTTGGCGACGATGATCGCATTCACTTGATCGAGCCATTAGATGTTATCGATTTTCATAACTTCGCATCCCGAGCACACCTGATCTTAACGGACAGCGGTGGCGTTCAGGAAGAAGCACCATCTCTTGGTGTACCAGTTTTAGTGTTACGCGATACAACAGAACGTCCTGAGGGAATTGATGCAGGTACGCTGAAGCTTGCGGGTACGGATGAAGAGAACATCTTTAATATGGCAAACGAATTGCTATCCGATCCAGAGGTACACAAGTCCATGTCCCGTGCATCCAACCCATACGGAGATGGACAAGCCTCAGCCCGTATTGCCGAAGCGATACGCTATTTCTTCAACCATACAGAAGAAAGACCAAAAGCATTTACAACAGAAGACTAA
- a CDS encoding AtpZ/AtpI family protein: MALTSGILSQLAGCTLVGIFLGRWLDNQFTTTPLFLILGLFLGLAAGTYGTILLVRKYTGEDQT; this comes from the coding sequence ATGGCATTGACGAGTGGAATTCTTTCACAACTGGCGGGTTGTACGTTAGTAGGAATCTTCCTTGGGCGTTGGCTTGATAACCAGTTTACCACAACACCACTCTTTTTAATCCTAGGTCTTTTCTTAGGGCTGGCCGCAGGTACATATGGCACCATTCTACTCGTGCGCAAATACACAGGAGAAGATCAAACATGA
- the atpB gene encoding F0F1 ATP synthase subunit A has product MDHKAPLLEDLWGIGWLDFNLSTVLMTFIASVIVFILGVASAKSLQRKPTGLQNFMEWVVDFVKGIVGSTMDWKTGKQFLPLGLTLLTYIFVANMLGVMFMVVTGDHYLWWKSPTSDPGVTLTLATLVVALSHYYGIKLKGVKEYGKEFFRPMPFLFPLKIIEEFANTLTLGLRLFGNIYAGEILLGLLAGLATTGIAGTLGAAIPMLAWQGFSTFIGAIQAFIFTMLTMVYMSHKVSEDH; this is encoded by the coding sequence TTGGATCATAAGGCACCTTTACTCGAAGATCTATGGGGAATCGGTTGGTTGGATTTTAACTTGTCTACAGTACTCATGACATTCATTGCTTCTGTCATTGTGTTTATCTTAGGTGTTGCAAGTGCTAAGAGCCTTCAACGAAAACCAACAGGTCTACAAAACTTTATGGAATGGGTAGTCGATTTCGTAAAAGGCATTGTAGGAAGTACCATGGATTGGAAGACAGGAAAGCAGTTTTTGCCATTAGGATTAACGCTACTAACCTATATTTTTGTAGCGAACATGCTAGGTGTTATGTTTATGGTCGTCACAGGTGATCATTATCTATGGTGGAAGTCACCAACTTCTGATCCAGGGGTAACATTGACACTAGCTACCCTAGTAGTCGCTTTATCGCACTATTATGGTATAAAACTGAAGGGTGTGAAAGAGTATGGAAAAGAATTTTTCCGTCCAATGCCTTTCTTATTCCCTTTAAAAATTATTGAGGAGTTTGCGAACACGTTAACATTAGGTTTGCGTTTGTTCGGAAACATCTATGCCGGGGAGATTTTACTTGGCTTACTTGCTGGATTAGCCACAACTGGAATTGCAGGTACATTAGGTGCAGCTATTCCAATGCTAGCTTGGCAAGGATTTAGTACCTTCATTGGTGCAATTCAAGCATTTATTTTCACTATGTTAACGATGGTGTATATGTCTCACAAAGTGAGCGAAGACCATTAA
- a CDS encoding ATP synthase subunit I has product MTDPQYKTMITRQRKWMIYLLALFVLGWGFLPYQEIFLGLILGAVLSFFNLWLMQRKINQMGQAAEENRTSRAFGTFSRMAAAGLAILIALRFQQHFHLIAVVLGLMTTYVVIMIEFLVSRFKD; this is encoded by the coding sequence ATGACGGACCCACAATACAAAACCATGATTACACGTCAAAGAAAATGGATGATCTACCTTCTAGCCTTGTTTGTGCTTGGATGGGGCTTTCTACCGTATCAAGAGATTTTCCTCGGCTTAATCCTTGGAGCTGTACTAAGCTTTTTCAACCTCTGGCTTATGCAGCGAAAGATCAACCAAATGGGACAAGCTGCAGAAGAAAACCGAACATCAAGGGCGTTCGGAACCTTTTCTCGCATGGCTGCAGCAGGTTTAGCCATTCTTATAGCACTACGCTTTCAACAACATTTCCATCTAATTGCAGTTGTATTGGGTTTAATGACAACCTATGTTGTTATTATGATAGAATTTTTAGTTTCTAGATTTAAAGATTAG
- the upp gene encoding uracil phosphoribosyltransferase, with amino-acid sequence MGKVYVFDHPLIQHKLTYIRKNETGTKEFRELVDEVATLMAFEITRDLPLEDVTIQTPVSESKSQVIAGKKLGIVPILRAGLGMVDGMLSLIPAAKVGHVGLYRDPETLKPVEYYVKLPSDVEEREFIVIDPMLATGGSANEAIESLKKRGVKQVRLMCLVGAPEGVEEVQKAHPDVDIYLAALDEKLNEKGYIVPGLGDAGDRLFGTK; translated from the coding sequence ATGGGTAAGGTATACGTATTTGATCATCCTCTAATTCAACACAAACTAACGTACATACGAAAGAACGAAACAGGTACAAAAGAATTTCGTGAACTTGTCGACGAAGTGGCAACACTTATGGCATTCGAAATCACACGAGATCTCCCTCTAGAAGATGTAACGATTCAGACACCTGTTTCCGAATCTAAATCTCAAGTAATTGCAGGTAAAAAACTAGGTATTGTGCCAATTCTACGTGCTGGACTAGGTATGGTAGATGGTATGCTTAGCTTAATTCCAGCTGCAAAAGTTGGACATGTTGGTTTATATCGTGATCCTGAAACGCTAAAACCAGTTGAATACTATGTAAAACTTCCAAGCGATGTTGAAGAACGTGAATTTATCGTGATTGACCCAATGCTTGCAACAGGAGGATCCGCTAACGAAGCGATTGAATCCTTGAAAAAACGTGGTGTTAAGCAGGTTCGCCTAATGTGTTTAGTTGGCGCTCCAGAAGGGGTGGAGGAAGTACAGAAAGCACACCCTGATGTAGACATTTATCTAGCTGCGCTTGATGAAAAACTTAACGAAAAAGGTTACATTGTTCCAGGACTAGGAGACGCTGGGGACCGCCTATTCGGAACTAAATAA
- a CDS encoding S8 family serine peptidase, whose protein sequence is MKKLLIMTLLLAIVILASPIQSTGLGEQKSMIIEVEGDANKWKTHVEKYYPRIEVVQVYDTLLQALAVKGSQSHLQQLEQAEFVKQIFPVQKYQVHANDSMSYLFDKYTPREQLPYTGKGVKVGVIDTGIDYEHPDLRKNYKGGYDVVDLDGDPMETKQHQGAPTLHGTHVAGIIAANGEFKGMAPDAELYGYRALGPGGMGTSVQVIAAIEQAVEDDMDIINLSLGNTINGPDWPTSIAVNKAVEMGVSMVISNGNSGPGVWTVGSPATAVDAIGVGASTPPIKLPYLYAYFERKNIPITPLVGSTAWDLQKDYPLQNIDLAKGKMPDLRGKIALIKRGEITFTQKAQAAERAGAVAAVIYNNEEGRFQGGLEEEVSIPVASISKESGEWIIENILPDKKWLETKYKTIQDTLADFSSKGPVTWNWDIKPDILAPGVAIKSTVPGGYKELQGTSMAAPHVAGALALIKEAHPDWGPHQLKAALLTTASPIKKETGEFLEPIAQGMGRIQPQKAIDPPTFIYNSRLTFGRVLKDVETREATVTIKNRTDERQEYYFKSPNQMRGLQWQVPMSFSLGAGEQKAVQIKVKIDQRQIDLSKPFHQGWITLHDEHNTYHLPYLFLTKKTDFPRVMGLEFTLKPFTKETYQYQVYLPLEADEFQIDLYNPDTLRFERTILSKQDVKRGVVKGTLTKDEVGEDGIYLAVLTIQKGNMKQTFETKIVIGTEYP, encoded by the coding sequence ATGAAAAAGCTGCTCATAATGACTCTTCTCCTAGCAATCGTTATACTCGCTTCACCTATCCAATCAACAGGACTTGGTGAGCAAAAGTCAATGATCATTGAGGTTGAAGGGGACGCAAACAAATGGAAAACCCATGTAGAAAAATACTATCCACGAATAGAAGTTGTTCAAGTGTACGACACCCTTCTTCAAGCACTTGCTGTAAAAGGGTCGCAATCTCATTTGCAACAGCTCGAGCAAGCAGAATTCGTTAAACAAATCTTCCCTGTTCAAAAGTATCAGGTGCACGCAAACGATAGTATGTCGTACCTTTTTGATAAGTACACCCCAAGAGAGCAACTTCCCTACACAGGAAAAGGGGTGAAAGTCGGAGTCATCGATACGGGCATTGATTATGAGCATCCCGACTTACGAAAAAACTATAAAGGTGGGTACGATGTCGTCGATTTGGATGGAGATCCCATGGAGACCAAGCAACATCAGGGAGCGCCTACATTACACGGCACTCATGTGGCTGGAATCATAGCAGCTAATGGGGAATTCAAAGGCATGGCACCAGATGCTGAGCTCTACGGATACCGGGCGCTTGGTCCAGGAGGTATGGGAACGTCAGTACAGGTCATTGCTGCAATTGAGCAAGCTGTAGAGGATGATATGGATATCATCAACTTATCGCTAGGCAACACAATCAATGGACCCGATTGGCCAACAAGTATAGCTGTTAATAAAGCGGTTGAGATGGGCGTGTCGATGGTCATTTCAAATGGGAACTCGGGACCAGGGGTGTGGACGGTGGGATCACCAGCAACAGCGGTTGATGCGATTGGCGTAGGAGCTTCAACCCCTCCAATAAAACTTCCTTATTTATATGCATATTTTGAAAGAAAAAACATTCCCATCACACCCCTTGTAGGATCAACAGCTTGGGATCTGCAAAAAGACTATCCCCTTCAAAACATAGACTTAGCAAAAGGAAAGATGCCAGACTTACGCGGCAAAATCGCACTGATTAAAAGAGGGGAAATCACATTCACTCAAAAAGCACAAGCAGCGGAAAGAGCAGGGGCTGTAGCAGCAGTTATATATAATAATGAAGAAGGACGTTTTCAAGGTGGTTTAGAAGAGGAGGTCTCCATTCCAGTTGCCTCGATCTCAAAAGAGTCAGGTGAATGGATCATAGAAAACATACTCCCTGATAAAAAGTGGCTAGAAACAAAATACAAAACCATTCAGGATACACTGGCCGATTTTAGCTCAAAAGGACCTGTTACATGGAACTGGGACATCAAGCCTGATATTTTAGCGCCAGGTGTAGCGATTAAAAGCACAGTGCCTGGAGGCTATAAAGAACTGCAGGGAACAAGCATGGCCGCACCGCACGTGGCAGGAGCACTAGCTCTCATAAAAGAAGCTCATCCAGATTGGGGGCCTCATCAGTTAAAAGCAGCACTTTTAACAACCGCATCACCAATCAAAAAAGAGACAGGTGAATTTTTAGAACCGATTGCTCAAGGTATGGGGCGTATTCAACCACAAAAAGCAATTGATCCTCCCACTTTCATTTACAACAGCCGCCTAACATTCGGCAGAGTACTAAAAGATGTAGAAACAAGAGAAGCCACAGTTACAATCAAAAACCGTACGGATGAACGACAGGAATACTATTTTAAGTCGCCGAACCAAATGAGGGGGCTGCAATGGCAAGTGCCCATGAGTTTTTCATTAGGTGCTGGTGAACAAAAAGCAGTTCAAATTAAAGTGAAAATAGATCAGAGACAAATTGATCTTTCAAAACCATTCCACCAAGGATGGATTACATTACACGATGAACATAACACCTATCATCTACCTTACTTATTCCTAACAAAGAAAACAGACTTCCCAAGAGTTATGGGGCTAGAATTTACATTAAAGCCATTCACAAAAGAAACGTACCAGTATCAAGTTTACCTCCCTCTAGAAGCAGATGAGTTTCAGATTGATCTATACAATCCAGATACACTACGATTTGAACGCACGATTCTTTCTAAACAAGATGTGAAACGCGGAGTCGTGAAAGGAACCTTAACAAAAGATGAAGTAGGGGAAGATGGGATATACTTAGCGGTATTAACCATTCAAAAAGGCAACATGAAGCAAACATTTGAGACGAAGATTGTCATTGGAACAGAATATCCATAA